The following are from one region of the Maribacter aquivivus genome:
- a CDS encoding alpha/beta hydrolase: protein MKTILFFVLSLSCLGLFAQKTLDFPSKDGLQITADYYEAKGSETFILLFHQAGWSRGEYKEIAPKLNALGYSCLAIDQRSGGAVNSVTNQTNQRAVAAGKETKYLDAFQDIEATVAYVKKTYTPKKVIIWGSSYSSSLVLKYAGDHPDNIDAAMAFSPGEYFGKDDFIKNSAANIKVPTFITSAQNEQDNWAAINEAIPTTTKVSYVPATKGNHGSRALWEKFDDNDGYWSAVKDFLKNI from the coding sequence ATGAAAACCATTCTCTTCTTTGTCTTAAGCTTAAGTTGCTTAGGTTTGTTTGCACAAAAAACGTTAGACTTTCCTTCTAAAGATGGTTTGCAGATTACCGCAGATTATTATGAAGCCAAAGGGAGCGAAACCTTTATACTTCTTTTTCATCAAGCAGGGTGGAGCCGTGGAGAATATAAAGAAATAGCACCCAAATTAAATGCCTTAGGCTATAGCTGCCTTGCCATAGACCAACGTTCTGGTGGAGCAGTGAATTCCGTTACCAACCAGACCAACCAAAGAGCGGTAGCCGCAGGGAAGGAAACCAAGTACCTAGATGCTTTTCAAGATATTGAAGCTACCGTAGCTTATGTAAAAAAGACATATACTCCAAAGAAAGTAATTATCTGGGGTAGTTCTTACTCTTCTTCTTTAGTACTTAAATATGCCGGTGACCATCCTGACAATATTGATGCTGCCATGGCTTTTTCTCCCGGAGAATATTTTGGTAAGGACGATTTTATAAAAAATAGTGCCGCAAATATTAAAGTACCCACGTTTATTACTTCTGCACAAAACGAGCAAGATAATTGGGCAGCTATAAACGAAGCGATACCTACTACAACAAAAGTATCATATGTGCCAGCTACCAAAGGAAATCATGGTTCACGGGCATTATGGGAAAAGTTTGATGATAATGATGGTTATTGGAGCGCCGTAAAAGACTTTTTAAAGAATATATAG
- a CDS encoding Kelch repeat-containing protein produces MKNLLSYLLILIPFLGLCQMNKKHTDKWIDKNESEDYTARHECSFVQIGDKFVLFGGRESAQKLDIYDYKKNTWSTGRMAPKEFNHFQATAYEGFIWVVAAFKTNNFPREIPEEHVWLYHPPTDNWIQGPEIPENRRRGGAGLVMYKDKFYVIGGNTIGHDGGYVNWFDEYDPKANIWTVLENASQQRDHFSAAVIENKLYAAGGRQSGGEGGVFAPLPAIVDTYDFDLKRWSILYENLPTPRAAPGIVVYNGELFVMGGEGEEAGPAYKLVEAYNPKSGLWSKKENMNYPRHGTQAILSGNGIHIAAGSPVQAGGNQRNMEVYGEDNPKGKTLVGSKLSAKSEVEIPIGTETTINLKNTGGNTGCFISTIALTGYARNQYQIESKVEHILVSTGEEMPIVIKHIGNSTNQQAGLKIVYNGNQVIEIKLKSM; encoded by the coding sequence AAAAGCATACGGATAAATGGATCGACAAGAATGAAAGTGAAGATTATACGGCGCGACACGAATGTTCATTTGTGCAAATTGGTGATAAATTTGTATTGTTTGGAGGTCGCGAATCTGCTCAGAAATTGGATATATACGATTATAAGAAAAACACGTGGAGTACCGGTAGAATGGCGCCCAAAGAGTTTAATCATTTTCAGGCAACAGCTTATGAGGGTTTTATTTGGGTTGTAGCAGCGTTTAAGACCAATAATTTTCCGAGAGAAATTCCTGAAGAACATGTATGGTTATATCACCCACCTACAGACAATTGGATTCAAGGTCCTGAGATTCCTGAAAACAGAAGAAGAGGCGGTGCAGGTTTGGTTATGTACAAAGATAAGTTCTATGTCATAGGTGGTAATACTATTGGTCATGATGGCGGTTATGTCAACTGGTTTGATGAATATGACCCTAAAGCCAATATCTGGACTGTTTTAGAAAATGCGTCTCAACAACGGGATCATTTTAGTGCTGCTGTGATCGAAAATAAATTATATGCCGCTGGCGGAAGACAATCTGGTGGCGAAGGTGGAGTGTTTGCCCCGTTACCAGCAATAGTTGATACTTATGATTTTGACTTAAAGCGCTGGTCTATATTATATGAAAATTTACCGACCCCAAGAGCCGCTCCTGGTATTGTAGTTTATAACGGGGAGCTTTTTGTAATGGGCGGTGAAGGTGAAGAAGCAGGACCAGCTTATAAACTTGTTGAAGCCTATAATCCTAAATCAGGTTTATGGTCTAAAAAGGAGAATATGAACTATCCTAGGCATGGTACTCAGGCAATACTTTCGGGAAATGGTATACATATAGCAGCGGGATCACCGGTACAAGCCGGTGGAAATCAAAGGAACATGGAGGTGTATGGCGAGGACAACCCAAAAGGGAAAACACTTGTAGGTTCAAAGCTAAGTGCTAAGTCAGAAGTTGAAATACCAATTGGCACCGAAACGACTATAAATCTCAAAAATACGGGAGGTAATACGGGCTGCTTTATTAGTACTATAGCACTTACAGGTTATGCTAGAAATCAGTATCAAATTGAGTCAAAAGTTGAACATATTTTGGTTTCAACAGGAGAAGAAATGCCTATTGTTATTAAACATATAGGTAATTCAACGAATCAACAAGCAGGTTTGAAAATTGTCTACAACGGCAATCAAGTAATTGAAATCAAATTGAAGAGTATGTGA